GCTGCGGCTGTCAGTCCGGCGGCCCGTGCCAGTGCGGCGGCAACTGCGGCTGACCGGCGCGACCGATACGAACCGCGAATACGAACGGCACGACAGAGGGCCTGGGACCGATGACCGGTCCCAGGCCCTCGCGCGTCGGCCATGGATTCCTCGGCACGTCCCGCCCGAGGTGCGGTCGGCGCCGTAAGCGGCGAGCCTGGTCCTATGGAGGACAAGACCCCGGCCCCGCCTCGCGTCGTGGTGGACGAACCGCTGGACGGCCGCCGCCGTGTGCTGATCGACGGCGCCGACGTCGGAGTGGTGGTGAGCCCGGACGAGCTCCGGCGGCTTCTGCACCGCGCGGGTGTGATGGAAGAGGACGCGCCCCTCGACAACCCCGAGCTGATCGAATGGAACGGCGGCGGCCCCGACGACTGGCCCGCCGCGCCCAGATGACGCACGCCGCCCCGCGTACGCACGCGCCCAGATGACATAGCGGAGACGACAGAACCGCCACAACGTCCGGCGCCGGTCCCTCCCCTCGTGGGGACCGGTGCCGAACGCTGGAGCGGTGCCGATCCGCGCCGTACGGGTGCGGATCAGGGGGCCGGATCCGTGGTCGACGCGACCGCCGTCCCCGAGGGGACCGGCTTCACGGATCTCCGGGGCTCACGCGACGCGCCCGTGACCGCCGTCTCGTGACCGCGACGAAAGCTGACCGAGAACGTGCAGTGCCATGGGTTGTCTCTCCGTGCGCTGAGCTGATGGCCTGGCTGGACGGCTCGTGGTGGCTGGCCTATCGCGCCATGATCCTGCCAGCTGTGCCTCCCACCGAGGAGGTTCCGGTCTCACGCCGCCGGTTTCTCCGCTGGTCAGCCATATAAAGTGAGTTTTCCGGTCCGGATGTCCAGCGCGGGGGAAGTAAGGAGTGGAGACCTTGAGTTCCGACTCGGGGGCACGCATAGCCTTCGCGGAACGCCTCGCGCTGCTGTACAGGGAGGCCGGTAATCCTCCCCTCAAGAGCGTGTCCGAGGCGGTCGTCCGACTCCAGCGAACCGATGAGCGGGGGCGTCCCGTACGGGTCTCCGCCCAGCGGATCAGCGACTGGCGACGAGCAAAGAACGTGCCCGCCCAGTTCGCCGCCCTCGCGGCCGTCCTGCACGTCCTGATACCCGACGCACGGCGCTCGCGGCCCGTACCGGTGTCCCCGGGCCTGTACGACATGGCCCGCTGGCAACGGCTTTGGGAGCGTGCGCTGGCCGACCCGGTCGGCGACCGCCCCGCCCCGTCGGCGGAAGAGGAGGAAGCGCCCCCGGCCGAGGGCCCGGCGGTCCCCGGCGGCGTATGCCCGTACCGGGGCCTGGCCTCGTACCGCCGGCAGGACGCCCGGTGGTTCTTCGGCCGTGAGCGGAGCACGGACGCCCTGGTCACCCAGTTGCACGCGGCGGAGAAGACGGGCGGCCTGGTCGTGCTCGTGGGCGCTTCGGGGGCGGGAAAGTCCTCGCTGCTGAACGCCGGTCTGGTGCCCGCGCTGCGCACCGGGGCGCCGGGCGAGGGGAACGGGGGCGGCCGGGCGAGGGGCGTACTGCAACTCGTGCCGGGCAGCGACCCGCTCGCGGAGCTGACCCGCCATATCCCCGAACTGGCGCGCGTGGTCCCCACGGCGGAGAAACCGGAACCGGACGAACGGGAACCGGACGCGAACGGACCGGGCACGGGCGAACGCACGGCTGACGAACCACCAACAGACGCATCAACAACAGACACGCCGGTAACGGACACGCCGATGACAGACAAACAGGCGGCCGAACCCGGCACCCCGCAATTCACCCAAGCGGTCCGCCAGGCCGTCACCGCTTGGGCGGACCGCGAGACGTCGTCCGCCGACGCCCGCCCCGTCGTGATCGTGGATCAGTTCGAGGAAGCGTTCACCCTCGGGTCGGACGAGGCCGACCGGCGTACGTTCATCCAGCTCCTCCACGCCGCCTGCACCCCCGCCGGCCCCGGCGAGCCGCCCCCCGTGCTCGTCGTCCTCGGCATCCGCGCCGACTTCTACGAGCTGTGCCTGGGCTACCCCGAACTGGCCGACGCGCTCCAGCACCGGCACATGGTGCTCGGGCCGCTGACCACCGCCGAGTTGCGCGAGGCGGTGACCGGCCCGGCCAAGGCGGTGGGCCTGGAACTCGAACCGGGGCTCGCGGAGCTGATCGTCCGGGAGGTGAGCGCCGACGGCCCGCGCGGGTCGCATGACGCGGGCGTCCTGCCGCTCCTCTCCCACGCCCTGCTCGCCACCTGGCAGCGGCGGAAGGGCGGACGGCTGACGCTGGCCGGTTACCGCGCCGCGGGCGGCATCCAGGGGGCGGTGGCGGCGACCGCCGAACGGGCCTGGTCCAGCCTCGACTCCGAGGCGCGCACCGCCGCGCGGCTGCTGCTGCTCCGGCTGGTCCGGCTGGGCGAGGACACCCAGGCCACCCGCAGGCGGGGGACCCGGCACCAGCTGGCGAGGGAGTCGACGGACCCGGGCAAGACGGAGGAATCGCTCGAAACGCTGGTCCGCGCCCGCCTGGTGACGCTCGACGCCGAGACCGTGGAGATCACCCATGAGGCGCTGCTCCACGCCTGGCCACGGCTGCGCGACTGGATCGACGAGGACCGCAACGACCATCTGGTGCGTCAGCGGCTGGAGGAGGACGGCCGGTCCTGGGAGGGCTCGAACCGCGACTCGTCCCTCCTCTACCGGGGCTCCCGGCTGGAGCAGGCCCACACCTGGGCGAAGACCGCCGGCGGCACCTATCTGACCCGTAGCGCGGTGGAGTTCCTGGCCGCTTCGGTCCGGCTGCGCAGGCGCACGGTGTGGCTCCGCCGTGGCGCCGTGTCGGCTCTGGTCGCGCTGGCGGTACTGGCCGCCGGTACGGCGGTGGTCGCGTGGCAGCAGCGGGACGACGCGGTGTTCGAGCAGGTGGTCACCGAGGCCGATCGCTTCCAGAACACGGATCCGTCGCTGTCCGCCCAGCTCGCCCTGGTGGCACACGACTTGCGGCCGCACGACGAGGCCACCAGGAACCGGCTGCTGTCGGTGGTGAACGCCCCGCTGGCCACACCGCTGCACGGCCACACCGGCGCCGTCTACCTCACCTCGTTCAGCCCGAACGGGCGGCTGCTGGCCACCGCCAGCTACGACCGGACCGTCCGGCTGTGGGACGTCAAGGACCGGACCCGCCCCAAACCGCTGGGCAAGCCCCTCACCGGCCATACGAGCTGGGTGAGCAGTGCGGTCTTCAGCCCGGACGGCAACACCCTCGCCAGCGCGGGCGACGACGGCACGATCCGCCTGTGGGACGTGCGGGACCCCCGCCATCCGCGCCCGCTCGGCGCGCCCTTCTCCCACCATGACGGCACGATCTACCTGCTCGCCTTCAGCCCGGACGGACGCACGCTGGCCACCGCCACGGAGAATCGCGTGGTGCGCCTGTGGGACATGAGGCGCCCGGGCCGGCCGAAGGCGATCGGCGCGCTGACCGGCGCCACCGCCGCCGTGCGCTCCGTGGCGTTCAGCCCCGACGGGCGGACCCTGGCGGCCGGTGGCGACGATGCCTCGATCAGGCTGTGGAACATGGCAGATCCGCGCCGTCCGAAGCGGATCGGCAAGGCGCTGACCGGCCACAAGGACCTGATCCACTCCGTGGCGTTCAGCCCGGACGGCCGGACCCTCGCCAGCGGCAGCGCGGACAACACCGTCCGGCTGTGGGACGTCGGCGATCCGCGTCACGCGGAGCCGCTGGGCTCGCCGCTCACCGGCCACATCGGCCCCATCTGGTCGGTGTCCTTCAGCCCGGACGGATCCATGCTCGCCGTCGCCAGCCAGGACAGTACGGCGAGTCTGTGGAACGTCAGCGATCCGGCGTATCCGTCGCAGGTCGGCGAGCCGCTCGCGGGGAGCAGCGGCGAGATGTACGCCCTGGGCTTCAGCCCCGACGGGCGGACCCTCGCCACCGGGAGCGGCGACAACACGGTCCGGCTGTGGTCGATCCCGACGTCGGACATGGTCGGCCGGATGGGGGTGTTCCGCCCGGACGGGCGGGTGCTCGCCACGGCCGGGCGCGACGAGAAGGTCCGGCTGTGGAACGTGGACGATCCCAACCGGCCGGTGCCGCTGGGCGAGCCGTTCGCCCCCGGGGAGGGCTCGGTGCGTGAGCTGACGTTCACCCCGGACGGCCACGCCCTCGCGATGATGACCGGAGACCGCCAGGTGCGGCTGTGGAACGTCACCGATCCGACCCGGCCCGTTCCGTACAAGCCGCCCCTCCCCCTGCGGACCAGGTTCGCGGGCGCGCTGGCCTTCACGCCGGACGGGCGCATGATGGCGACCGCGTACAACGACAACACCATCCAGCTGTGGAACGTCAGCGACCCGTCGCATGTCCGCCGGCTCGGCAAACCGCTCACCGGCCACCGGGGCTACGTCAACGCGCTCGTCTTCAGCCCGGACGGCCGCACGCTGGCCAGCGGCAGCGCGGACAACACCATCCGGCTGTGGAAGGTCACCGACCCGCGCCACACCACCCCACGGGGCGGGCCGGTCACGGGCCACCTCGGCCCCGTCAACGCGCTCGTCTTCACCCCGGACGGCCAGACGCTGGCCAGCGGCAGCGACGACAACACGGTCCGGCTCTGGGACGTCACCGACCCCGGCAGGGTGACCCGGCTGCGGTCCCCGCTCACCGGCCACACCGACGCGATCGTGTCGCTGACCTTCAGCCCGGACGGCAGCACGCTCGCGAGCGGCGGCAATGACAACGCGGTCCGGCTGTGGGACGTCACCGTCCCGTCCAAGGCCACGTCCATCGGCCAGTCGCTGAGCCCCAACGCCAAGACCGGCAATTTCCTGTCGTTCAACCCGCACAGCCGGATGCTCGGGGTGTCCAGCGGCGCGGACACGGTCCGGCTGTGGAGCCTGGACGTGGACGAGGCGGTGCGTCGCGTCTGCTCGATGACCCGAGGCGTGCTGACCCCGGAGAAATGGGACGAATACCTCCCCCGGCTCTCGTATGCGCCTCCGTGCGGTCGGTGACAACGTTGCACGAACGTTGCGTGATCGCGGTCACAACTGCTCGTCGCGGGGGAGGAGTCGTCTCCCCCACCCCGGCGACCGCGTTACTCTTAGGTACAGCCCGACCGCTGGTGCATCCCCCGTCGCCAGCGGTCGGGCGCTTCCATGTCCGGGGGCATGTCCGGGAGACACTGGGCACCGGTGCGGTGACATCGAACGAGACCGCACGCACCACAAGAAGACCCCTCCCCCACCTGGAGACCCCGTGATCCGCAGGCTCGTCGACCAGGCCGCTCTCGACCTCGGCCGTGAGTACGTCCGCCACGCGCCCTGGAGCGCGGGCAAGCGGGCCCTGGTCGAGCGCCACCTCAACGCCGCCCTGCGGGACCGCCCCCTGCACCGCCTGGCCCGTACGCGCTTCGGCGCCACCTTCGCCGTCGACACCCAGGACCTCATCCAGCGGTATCTCTACCTCTTCGGCGTCTGGGAGCCCCATATGACGCGGTGGCTCCAGCGCCGGCTGAAGCCCGGGGACGTCTTCGTGGACGTCGGGGCCAACATCGGCTACTACAGCCTCCTCGCCTCCCGCCTGGTCGGGCGCGGTGGGACGGTGGTGGCGATCGAGGCCTCACCGACGTTCCACCAGCTCCTCCAGCGCCACGCCCGGCGCAACGACTCCACCAACATCCGCGCCCTCAACGCGGCCGTCTCCGACCGCGACGAGCTGCTGACCTTCATCCTCGCCAGCTCCCGCAACATGGGCGCCAACAGCGTCGTCCCCTACGACGGCCCCGCCGAGTCCACCTTCGAGATCGCGGCCCAGCCCCTGCCCGACCTCCTCACCGACGACGAGATCACCAACGCCCGGGTCATCAAGATCGACGTGGAGGGCGCGGAAGGCAGCGTGGTCCGCGGCCTCGTCCCGCTCCTCGACAAACTGCGCCCCGACGCCGAGCTGACCGTCGAGGTCACCCCCCAGCGCATGTCCGACCTGGGCGACTCCGTCGAAGACCTGCTGACCGCCCTCAAGGACCACGGCTTCCACGTCTACCGCCTGCCCAACGACTACGCGGCAGCCAGCTACCCGGACGCCCTGCGGCGCGCCCCGGAGGTCCCGGTCCGCTGGCGGGGGCCGGTCACGGAGGAAAGCGACCTGGTCTTCTCCCGGGTCGACGCGGAGACGCTGCCCTGAGTGGTCGTCGTGGTCGTCCTGGGGGCGTCTACTGGTCGTCCTGGGGCAGGTGGGACTTGGCGTCCTCGTAGGTGGCGTCGGTGGTGGACGCCGCCGGGGCGTAGACGAGGTGCAGTACACCGGTGCTGAAGGTGGCGGAGGAGAGCAGCTTCAGCGGGAGCGTGGTCTCGCTCTCGTCGAACAGCCGCATGCCCTTGCGGACGGCGATCGGGTGGACCAGCAGGTGCAGCTCGTCCAGCAGGCCGTGCGCCATGAGCTGCCGGACGACGGAGACCGAGCCGCTGAGGGCGATGTCCCCGCCCGGTTCGTTCTTCAGCGCGGTGACGGCTTCGGCGAAGTCGCCCTTGAGCTGCTCGGTGTTCCGCCAGGTGAAGCTGAGGTTCTGCCGCGACAGGACGATCTTGCGGGCGTCGCCGAGCTTCTTGGCGAAGTGGGCGTCCTCACCGCCCGCCGCCTCGCGGTCCGGCCAGGCTCCTGCGAAGCTGTCGTAGGTCTTGCGGCCGATGAGCAGGGTGTCGGCCGCGCCGAGGCTCGCGTCGACCGCGGCGCCCATCTCGTCGTTGAAGTAGGGGAAGTGCCACTGGTCGGGCGCCTCCACGACCCCGTCGAGCGAGATGAACAGACTGGCGGTGATCTTCCTCATGATGCCCCTCCGTGGATGCGGTCGGTGAGCTCTTCCTCCTCTCAGACCGAGGAGGCCGCACAAACTCATCGGTGGCGGCGGCGAGCGGGTTTTCAGCGGGTGTCTTCGTAGCGCCAGCCGTCCATGGCGGCCAGGACCCGGGCCCGCGTCTCGACCACCGCGAACCGTGCCGCGCGCTCGGCCGCGTCGGTGTGGGCGGACTGGCTGGTGACCTGGCCGGGCCACTTGCGGTAGAGCAGACCGGTCTCGGCGGTGAACCAGCCGCGGCTGACCGCGTTGAGGGCCATGAGGAGGCCGGTGTCCTCGGAGGCGGGGAGGGCCATCCAACCGCCGAGGGCGAGGAGCAGGTCCCGGCGTACGAAGAGGGTGGCGGGGTGGACCTGGGCGCGGTGGTCGTTCGCCCGCCAGAATTCGAGGACCGCGCCGCGTGCGATGGGCCCCTGCGGCGGGTCGCCCTCGAAGCCGACGGTGGAGCCGTCGGGCAGCAGGTCCAGGGCGCGGGAGGTGGCCCAGCCGAGATCGGGGTGGTCGGTGAGCGCGCGGAGGTCGCGGGCGAGGGCGCCGGGGGTGAGCATGTCATCGGCGTCCAGCACCTTGATGTACGCGCCCTCGGCCCGCGAGAGCCCCATCGTGCGCGCCATCGCGGCCCGGCCGGCCCGGCCCTGCCCGAAGCTGACGCGGGCGTCGTCGGGCACGTACGGCCGTACGGCGTCGGTCTCGCCGTCCTCCTGGATCACCCACTGCCAGTCCCAGCCGTCCGGCAGTTCCTGCTCGCACAGCGACTTGTGGGCGTCCGGCAGATGCGCGGCGCCCGGGGCGTGGACCGCGGTGATGACGGTGATGGTGTTCGGCATGGTCACCACCTCTTCAGGGGCGTGGTGAAGACGAGTTCCGTACGGTCGCCGCACAGCGTCACATCGGAGACCTCGACGACCCGATCGCCGATGTCCGTACAGATCTTCCGGAGGACGATCACCGACACTCCCTTCTTGAGGCCGAGCGCCTCGGCCTCCTCCACCGTCGGCGGCCGGGCCGTGATCCGTTCCTCTATGCGGTCCAGCTCGACGCCGATCGTGTAGAGCTGATTCTGCGTGCCGCCGGGCCAGGGCTCATGGGCGGCGTCGAGCAGGTCGGGGTTGGCGGCCACGACATCGTGGACCAGGTAGGAGTGCACGAGCGCGAACGGCGCGTCCTCCTCACGGCAGTTCGTCCGGTAGATCCGCTCCAGCAGCCGCGTGCCCACGGGGATCCCGAAGACCGACGCCAGGTCCTCGTCGGCCTTCGCGTCGCGGTACTCGGCGTGAAAGGCGAGGTCGCCGACCTCCAGCCCGGTGTCGTGCTCGGTCGACCCGGTCCGCAGCCGCTCCGCCCTGGACCGGCGGGCCCGGTCCTTCTCCCACTGGTGCCGCTCATTGCTCCGCTCGACCCGCCGACGCGGGGTCCGTACGAACGTCCCCACCCCGTGCCGCCTGTCGATCAGCCCCTCGGCCACCAGCTCCGACAGCGCCCGCTGAAGCGTCGGCACGCTCGTCCGATACCGCGCCGCGAGCTTGTCCTCGGCCGGCAGCCGCTCCCCGGGGCCTAGCTGACCTGCGCGGATGCTCTGGCGCAGGGCATCCGCGATCTGCTCGTACTTGGCCATGGGTGCTCACCGTCCCAGATTGCGCAGCCGCTGCGGACGCTTTCAGCGTAAGTCCTCAAGACGTCTTAAGGACTGAACCCGGGGCCATACCCGGGGCCGAACCCAGGGCCGAAAGGGCCACCACCCACCAATTGGCCCGCGACCGGGCACGGCGCGCCTGAGAGGCCGAGCCACCTGCCGTACCCGGGCGGCTGCCTGGCGTCCCAGTACCTCGGCACATGGGTCATAGAATCGCCAAGGCCGCCTACTCGCGGTGAAACCGCGAGTAGGCGGCTTGGGCATTGGGGGCTGAGCGGTCTCAGACCTCTTCGTCCCGAACTACGGGCGCTGCTTCAAGCGGTCGACGATCGCCCAGTCCGCCACGTGCGACAGCTGGATGTACGTCTTCTTCCCGGAACGCGAGGTCCGCTCGTCGCGGAAGCCCAGGAATTCATAGGACTCAGGGTCGAAGATGAGGTACTTGCCCTTCTCGGACGCGCGCTTGGGGTAGGAGATCCCCACCCCGGTGCGCCCGGCGGAGTCCTTCATCCCCGGGGTCGCCTTGACCCCGGGCACCAGGGCCAGCGCCTCGTACGCGGCGGGACGCAGTCCCTCGGGCAGCACCGGCCACTTCAGGAGCTCGCCGAGCATGAAGTAGGCGTCGTACCAGTCCCACGCGGTGAAGTCGTCGATCGGCTTGTCGGACGTGCCGACGCCGATGATGGCCTCGGTGAGCTTCTCCGGGTCGGTGGGCAGCTCCTTCAGCTTGCTCCACTCCCGAGGCGGCCACACGCCCTCGTTCTTCCCCAAGGGCTTCTCCCAGATCACCCGGCCGAGCTCCATGGTCAAAGATCGCTTGGAGCCGTCCACCGAGTCCCAGTTCACGTCCACATAGGTCTTGACCGCGCCGGTCTTCCGCTCCGTCTCCTTGATGATCCGCTTCCAGTAGATGAACTGGTCGTCGCGCGGCGCCACGGGCTTCTCGTGCTTACTCGCCCGCGCTGCCGCCCCGTTCAGCACCGTCACGGCGGCGACGTTGCGCATCCGCGGGGCGTTCGTGCCCGCGCGGTCGGTGCGGCCGCCCTCGTCGGCGCCGTCCTCGGTGAGCAGTACCGCCGTGCCCGTAACCGCCATGGTGACCACCGCGGCCGTCGCGAGGCGCAGCGCGTGGCGGCGGCTGGGTGCGGTGTCGGGGTGCCGCTCCGTGCGCGTCATCGTGTTGAGCAGTCGGTGGCGGGCCTGCGCTCGGGCCGGTTCGGTGAGCGGGGCCGCGTCCGCGTCCCAGTCCCGTAGGAGTTCGAGTTCGTCAGTCATGGCCG
This genomic interval from Streptomyces asiaticus contains the following:
- a CDS encoding nSTAND1 domain-containing NTPase, which gives rise to METLSSDSGARIAFAERLALLYREAGNPPLKSVSEAVVRLQRTDERGRPVRVSAQRISDWRRAKNVPAQFAALAAVLHVLIPDARRSRPVPVSPGLYDMARWQRLWERALADPVGDRPAPSAEEEEAPPAEGPAVPGGVCPYRGLASYRRQDARWFFGRERSTDALVTQLHAAEKTGGLVVLVGASGAGKSSLLNAGLVPALRTGAPGEGNGGGRARGVLQLVPGSDPLAELTRHIPELARVVPTAEKPEPDEREPDANGPGTGERTADEPPTDASTTDTPVTDTPMTDKQAAEPGTPQFTQAVRQAVTAWADRETSSADARPVVIVDQFEEAFTLGSDEADRRTFIQLLHAACTPAGPGEPPPVLVVLGIRADFYELCLGYPELADALQHRHMVLGPLTTAELREAVTGPAKAVGLELEPGLAELIVREVSADGPRGSHDAGVLPLLSHALLATWQRRKGGRLTLAGYRAAGGIQGAVAATAERAWSSLDSEARTAARLLLLRLVRLGEDTQATRRRGTRHQLARESTDPGKTEESLETLVRARLVTLDAETVEITHEALLHAWPRLRDWIDEDRNDHLVRQRLEEDGRSWEGSNRDSSLLYRGSRLEQAHTWAKTAGGTYLTRSAVEFLAASVRLRRRTVWLRRGAVSALVALAVLAAGTAVVAWQQRDDAVFEQVVTEADRFQNTDPSLSAQLALVAHDLRPHDEATRNRLLSVVNAPLATPLHGHTGAVYLTSFSPNGRLLATASYDRTVRLWDVKDRTRPKPLGKPLTGHTSWVSSAVFSPDGNTLASAGDDGTIRLWDVRDPRHPRPLGAPFSHHDGTIYLLAFSPDGRTLATATENRVVRLWDMRRPGRPKAIGALTGATAAVRSVAFSPDGRTLAAGGDDASIRLWNMADPRRPKRIGKALTGHKDLIHSVAFSPDGRTLASGSADNTVRLWDVGDPRHAEPLGSPLTGHIGPIWSVSFSPDGSMLAVASQDSTASLWNVSDPAYPSQVGEPLAGSSGEMYALGFSPDGRTLATGSGDNTVRLWSIPTSDMVGRMGVFRPDGRVLATAGRDEKVRLWNVDDPNRPVPLGEPFAPGEGSVRELTFTPDGHALAMMTGDRQVRLWNVTDPTRPVPYKPPLPLRTRFAGALAFTPDGRMMATAYNDNTIQLWNVSDPSHVRRLGKPLTGHRGYVNALVFSPDGRTLASGSADNTIRLWKVTDPRHTTPRGGPVTGHLGPVNALVFTPDGQTLASGSDDNTVRLWDVTDPGRVTRLRSPLTGHTDAIVSLTFSPDGSTLASGGNDNAVRLWDVTVPSKATSIGQSLSPNAKTGNFLSFNPHSRMLGVSSGADTVRLWSLDVDEAVRRVCSMTRGVLTPEKWDEYLPRLSYAPPCGR
- a CDS encoding FkbM family methyltransferase, translating into MRRLVDQAALDLGREYVRHAPWSAGKRALVERHLNAALRDRPLHRLARTRFGATFAVDTQDLIQRYLYLFGVWEPHMTRWLQRRLKPGDVFVDVGANIGYYSLLASRLVGRGGTVVAIEASPTFHQLLQRHARRNDSTNIRALNAAVSDRDELLTFILASSRNMGANSVVPYDGPAESTFEIAAQPLPDLLTDDEITNARVIKIDVEGAEGSVVRGLVPLLDKLRPDAELTVEVTPQRMSDLGDSVEDLLTALKDHGFHVYRLPNDYAAASYPDALRRAPEVPVRWRGPVTEESDLVFSRVDAETLP
- a CDS encoding dihydrofolate reductase family protein, whose protein sequence is MRKITASLFISLDGVVEAPDQWHFPYFNDEMGAAVDASLGAADTLLIGRKTYDSFAGAWPDREAAGGEDAHFAKKLGDARKIVLSRQNLSFTWRNTEQLKGDFAEAVTALKNEPGGDIALSGSVSVVRQLMAHGLLDELHLLVHPIAVRKGMRLFDESETTLPLKLLSSATFSTGVLHLVYAPAASTTDATYEDAKSHLPQDDQ
- a CDS encoding glycosyltransferase family 2 protein encodes the protein MPNTITVITAVHAPGAAHLPDAHKSLCEQELPDGWDWQWVIQEDGETDAVRPYVPDDARVSFGQGRAGRAAMARTMGLSRAEGAYIKVLDADDMLTPGALARDLRALTDHPDLGWATSRALDLLPDGSTVGFEGDPPQGPIARGAVLEFWRANDHRAQVHPATLFVRRDLLLALGGWMALPASEDTGLLMALNAVSRGWFTAETGLLYRKWPGQVTSQSAHTDAAERAARFAVVETRARVLAAMDGWRYEDTR
- a CDS encoding GntR family transcriptional regulator, producing the protein MAKYEQIADALRQSIRAGQLGPGERLPAEDKLAARYRTSVPTLQRALSELVAEGLIDRRHGVGTFVRTPRRRVERSNERHQWEKDRARRSRAERLRTGSTEHDTGLEVGDLAFHAEYRDAKADEDLASVFGIPVGTRLLERIYRTNCREEDAPFALVHSYLVHDVVAANPDLLDAAHEPWPGGTQNQLYTIGVELDRIEERITARPPTVEEAEALGLKKGVSVIVLRKICTDIGDRVVEVSDVTLCGDRTELVFTTPLKRW
- a CDS encoding CU044_5270 family protein; the encoded protein is MTDELELLRDWDADAAPLTEPARAQARHRLLNTMTRTERHPDTAPSRRHALRLATAAVVTMAVTGTAVLLTEDGADEGGRTDRAGTNAPRMRNVAAVTVLNGAAARASKHEKPVAPRDDQFIYWKRIIKETERKTGAVKTYVDVNWDSVDGSKRSLTMELGRVIWEKPLGKNEGVWPPREWSKLKELPTDPEKLTEAIIGVGTSDKPIDDFTAWDWYDAYFMLGELLKWPVLPEGLRPAAYEALALVPGVKATPGMKDSAGRTGVGISYPKRASEKGKYLIFDPESYEFLGFRDERTSRSGKKTYIQLSHVADWAIVDRLKQRP